ATGAGGGCTGTTGCAGGGAAAGCATTACAGCTTGGGAAAAATACAGAAATGCTGACTGGTTTATTGGATGTAGCAGGAGAAGGTAAGTAAGGGAGGTGCTCAAGGATTTCAGAGAGATATTGACACCTCCGCAGGCTCCATCTACATCAATCTTTGCTAGGTATTTAATGGCTTTTGTGCCCACAAAGTTGATTTGGCCTAATACAGTCCACTTGAGTTCAGGAGGCTACCAATCCAAGTCTACTAGAACTTTCTAATCAAATCAAGGCAAGAAGAAGGTGTGGCACAAATACACGAACACCCCCGGCAAGGAATTTATTAGGGAAAGGAAACAGAAATGGCGTTGCCTTGCTCAGAAGGCAACAGAACAGTACCAAGTGGAATGGTGTTATCTCATTGCAGTTCATCTGAGTGCTAAAGACAAATTGTCTGAAGCGTAGGGCCATGAGCCCTCGGTGTTTTGGGACCATGGCGTGCCCATGCTGGCAGTTCATGTGTTTTCCTTTGCATGATTTATGTAGATGGTCTCTTCTTGCATTCCTGATCTATCCAGAGTTTGGTAGCCGCAATTAATTCTCTGAAAGCTGGTTCGAGTGGTAATTAGATTTGCTAGCTATGGAatcattttagattttcttGCTAAGTACACTATGATCATCTCACTTGAAAAGACATTGATTTGAGAGAAGGAGCTGCTGGTTTTGGTATGATTCAGCGTAGCATTCCGTTTTTCAATCTCTGAAAACAGATGTTGTTAATCATTGAAACCTTAAGAGCTTTCTGACTCGCCACGTGAATGCTGCTTGTCTGCCAATGGTGGATGGGACCTGTCATGTACCAGATGGCACACGGCCAGTGCTCGCCATGTCTGCCGTCTGATTTACGGCAATAAGGCACCAATGGGCTGTGGTGGCTACTGGCTACTCACCGCCCACAGAAATACAtttgaacttctttttttaaaaaaaagagcctTGACTTGCAGAGGAGGGATCGTGACGTAACGCCCTCCTCTTCCTATAGAATGAAGCCATGGTAGCCTCCAGCCTTCTAGGTGCATACACCTCTTCCTATTGTTTGATTGGCATTGATAGTGGTCGGAGCTCTGACTGTAAGAGGGAGATCATTTTCCGTGGACTGAAGATCCTTGCAATTGTCATTGCTGTTGAAACACCTTGAGTTGCATGATTTAATTGCAAGCCACGAGGAAAACACTCTAGAATAAGAATTTTTCTGCTGCCCAAAACAGGAGTGTTCCTCCGACCTCTTGTTCAAAGTTCTATACTGGCAAATTTGGAGCAAGTAGAGCTGGATGAAAGGCATGATCTCATGTTCAATTCTAGCACCCTTAACATGgatataattcaattttatttcttatttcacCACTATTCATTAATTTTGCAAACCGGTGAAGGAAGATGCAATGCAAGACAGATTTTTAGGTGGGTTATAGATAGTAAACGTGAAGGCAAAAATAGGCAAGGACACTGATACACAACGTATTGACCTATTTTCTCAACAATTATGACCGCATCTACCTGAGCTttcatcaaattaaagaaaaacgaGTTCTATAATATGTTGTTCAATAAGATTCTtcagataaataaaatataaaacatccACTCATGTCTACCTTCTTGCCTTCATCATGTAAGACATATTTGTACTACAAGGGCATAGCAAGAAAATACAAAAGCAATCCCATAACATAACAAAACTTCTAAAAGAACAGAAACTCTAGCAAATAACCAACAGATGTTatactttgaaaattttttcaaaacccaaaagatttaaaaaagaagcTTAAACGGAACTCCCACCATGTTGATGCAACTGGAACCGCTCCGCTCATTCTTCCTCGACCACAGTGCCCTTCTCACTTACGTAGATACCATCAAGAAATTTTCGGATATCCTTGTTCTTGACATGACATTTCTGTACAAAAGAGAGGAGGTAAGAGCATGAAAGCAATTCCAGTGACTTAGGATGCATCTTTCTCATCCACAGGAACAACAACTCTATATTGCGCAAGAAAGAATACTACAGTGTGCTTAATGCTCATGAGTACATATTCTAGTATGTACAGAAATGCCAGCACACACTCCCAAacgaaaagagagagagaaagagacctGGTTGATCAAAGCTGCCGACCGTGAAACAAGCTCAATATCATTGCCATCTAGGACGAGCTCATCCTTCACCTTTTCAGATCGGAGAATACTAACCCCCTCAAGCATATCAACCTTCCTAACCTGTAGAAAACGACTACAACAACATCAGAACATGTCCAAAGCCAATTACACGCCAATCTACACCACAAAGTCTGCATTTTGTCACGGTATTGCAAACACTGCAATGCTACAATATCTCCTATCCATGAAACAGAAACTTAATCCCAGAAGCCATAATCAAAACAATcttcattttaaataattagaatACAGCTACGAGTAACAACCAATCTACAATAATTCATATCCATGAAACAGAAACTTAATCCCAGATCCCATAATCAAAACAATCTTCATTTCAATTAAATAGAACACAGATATCAGTAACAATAAATTATTCCATACTTGCATGTTGCAGCatccaaagaaaaatataaaaaaaatccaatccttCGGGCCCTGGAATCCGATCTTACTGTATTATAAGACTcaaatgagatttgaaataGCACGCTAGAGTTAGCACGCTAGAGTCCGTACACTTAGCACAACAGACCCCAAGACTGGACAACATAGAGATCCAACAAAACTTGCATTAACAATATTCCACCGTGTAAAATGAAATCATCAACATAATAACTTTCTCGCAACTCTAATATTTCTAGCAACAAAgtctaacaaaaaaatgaaaaaccctTGACCTCATTTCTTATAGCATCACACCGGGAATACCAGACGAGacggaaaaaacaaaacttgggAATAAATTCTTACCTTCTTCTCGCCCAGAAAGTTCCGGATCTCGATAGCAGTGTTGCTGTTAGTGATGGAAGCGTTGATGGGAAAGTGAGCATACACAAACCTCATCTTGTATCTGTACCCCTTGGTAACCCCGGTAATCAAGTTCTCCACGTGGCTCAGGGCAGTCCTGATAGCAGCACTGGTCTTTCTTGTTGCAAACCAGGCATCGATCTTGAGCTTTC
This genomic stretch from Populus alba chromosome 19, ASM523922v2, whole genome shotgun sequence harbors:
- the LOC118046740 gene encoding large ribosomal subunit protein uL6, producing MKTILSSETMDIPDGVKIKISARIIEVEGPRGKLSRNFKHLNLDFQLIKDEEGKRKLKIDAWFATRKTSAAIRTALSHVENLITGVTKGYRYKMRFVYAHFPINASITNSNTAIEIRNFLGEKKVRKVDMLEGVSILRSEKVKDELVLDGNDIELVSRSAALINQKCHVKNKDIRKFLDGIYVSEKGTVVEEE